A single window of Aquarana catesbeiana isolate 2022-GZ linkage group LG10, ASM4218655v1, whole genome shotgun sequence DNA harbors:
- the LOC141110345 gene encoding zonadhesin-like isoform X2, which produces MATSRCQMVIQLLVLAFSMLLIGESQAATTQVPCPPNSSYGCRSPCYSSCDSLPLTACTGKCTPACMCNEGFVFQSADSDVCVPVSSCEVTCQENAHFVPCYRTPLPTCDNLGIHYQQSRYCMPRCVCDDGYVLSNEPNPRCINKKKC; this is translated from the exons ATGGCCACATCAAGGTGTCAGATGGTGATTCAGCTTTTGGTGTTGG CTTTCAGCATGCTTCTGATTGGGGAAAGCCAAGCTGCCACCACAC AAGTTCCATGCCCTCCTAACTCATCCTACGGCTGCAGATCTCCTTGCTACAGTAGCTGTGACTCCCTCCCCCTCACCGCCTGCACCGGGAAGTGTACGCCGGCTTGTATGTGTAATGAAGGGTTCGTCTTCCAATCAGCGGATTCGGATGTCTGTGTGCCCGTCAGCTCTTGTGAAGTGACCTGCCAGGAAAACGCACACTTTGTGCCGTGTTACAGGACACCTCTGCCGACTTGTGACAATCTGGGCATCCACTACCAACAATCTCGGTACTGCAtgccccgctgtgtgtgcgatgaCGGGTACGTCCTGTCCAATGAGCCCAATCCTCGCTGTATAAACAAGAAGAAGTGCtga
- the LOC141110345 gene encoding zonadhesin-like isoform X1 — protein sequence MATSRCQMVIQLLVLDFCLLSAFSMLLIGESQAATTQVPCPPNSSYGCRSPCYSSCDSLPLTACTGKCTPACMCNEGFVFQSADSDVCVPVSSCEVTCQENAHFVPCYRTPLPTCDNLGIHYQQSRYCMPRCVCDDGYVLSNEPNPRCINKKKC from the exons ATGGCCACATCAAGGTGTCAGATGGTGATTCAGCTTTTGGTGTTGG ATTTTTGTTTGCTCTCAGCTTTCAGCATGCTTCTGATTGGGGAAAGCCAAGCTGCCACCACAC AAGTTCCATGCCCTCCTAACTCATCCTACGGCTGCAGATCTCCTTGCTACAGTAGCTGTGACTCCCTCCCCCTCACCGCCTGCACCGGGAAGTGTACGCCGGCTTGTATGTGTAATGAAGGGTTCGTCTTCCAATCAGCGGATTCGGATGTCTGTGTGCCCGTCAGCTCTTGTGAAGTGACCTGCCAGGAAAACGCACACTTTGTGCCGTGTTACAGGACACCTCTGCCGACTTGTGACAATCTGGGCATCCACTACCAACAATCTCGGTACTGCAtgccccgctgtgtgtgcgatgaCGGGTACGTCCTGTCCAATGAGCCCAATCCTCGCTGTATAAACAAGAAGAAGTGCtga